Proteins encoded within one genomic window of Bemisia tabaci chromosome 2, PGI_BMITA_v3:
- the Edem1 gene encoding ER degradation-enhancing alpha-mannosidase-like protein 2 isoform X2, translating to MNNAAKLISLVIVNLIAVTGFEKYTKEDLRNLREEVRQMFDHAYSSYLFHAYPYDELRPISCDGVDTWGSYSLSLIDALDTLVVMGNYSEFRRVVEIVTNEIYFDADINVSVFETNIRILGGLLSAHLFSKRAGLALEEEWPCNGPLLRLAEDVAKRLLPAFDTATGMPYGTVNLRHGVPHGETSITCTAGVGTFILEFGTLSRLTGNPIYEETALRALHALRNFRSPIGLYGNHLDVTNGRWTAQDSGIGAGVDSYFEYLVKGAILLQRPELMEMFHETKPAIDSYLKKDDWYLWVSMMKGQVTMPVFQSLEAYWPGVLSLIGNVSEGLKSIQNYKLVWKHFGFTPEVFNILQSEISTGREGYPLRPELAESVMYLYKVTKDPALLDIGIGILRSIQHSATTPCGYATIKDAKTHTQEDRMESFFLSELTKYLYLLFDPDNFIHNPGGHSSFVEIESGKQCIIGAGGYLFNTEAHPLDPGALECCKNFHSHQNFKESC from the exons GGAGGAAGTTCGTCAAATGTTCGATCATGCATACTCAAGCTATTTATTTCATGCGTATCCCTATGATGAGCTCAGACCCATTAGCTGTGATGGTGTTGATACCTGGGGGAG TTATTCCTTGTCACTGATTGATGCTCTTGACACATTGGTTGTGATGGGGAATTACTCGGAGTTCAGACGAGTTGTCGAGATCGTCacaaatgaaatttattttgatgcTGATATCAATGTTTCTGTTTTTGAAACAAACATTCGAATTCTTGGTGGTCTACTAAGTGCTCATTTATTCTCCAAAAG AGCCGGTTTGGCTTTAGAGGAAGAATGGCCTTGTAATGGTCCACTTCTAAGATTAGCAGAGGATGTGGCCAAGAGACTCCTACCAGCTTTTGATACCGCGACAGGAATGCCGTATGGCACTGTCAATTTACGCCACGGAGTTCCTCATGGTGAAACATCAATCACATGCACCGCTGGTGTTGGCACTTTCATTCTTGAGTTCGGAACTCTCTCAAGACTGACTGGCAATCCAATTTATGAAGAA ACTGCATTAAGAGCTTTACATGCTCTTAGGAATTTTCGCTCACCCATCGGCCTTTATGGGAATCATTTAGATGTTACCAATGGGCGATGGACAGCTCAAGACTCCGGAATCGGCGCAGGTGTAGACTCATATTTTGAATATCTTGTGAAAGGAGCAATACTTCTTCAAAGGCCGGAGCTCAtggaaatgtttcatgaaaccAAGCCTGCCATCGACTCCTACCTGAAAAAAGACGACTGGTATCTCTGGGTATCTATGATGAAAGGACAAGTTACAATGCCAGTTTTCCAATCTCTTGAGGCCTATTGGCCTGGCGTTCTGAGTCTTATAG GTAATGTTTCCGAAGGCTTAAAATCAATTCAAAACTATAAATTGGTGTGGAAACACTTTGGATTTACACCGGAGGTTTTTAACATATTGCAAAGTGAAATCAGCACAGGGCGAGAAGGATATCCATTGAGACCAGAACTAGCAGAATCTGTTATGTATTTATATAAAGTGACAAAAGATCCTGCTCTTCTTGACATCGGCATTGGAATCCTGCGAAGTATTCAACACAGTGCCACAACACCATGTGGCTATGCAAct aTCAAAGATGCAAAAACACACACTCAAGAAGATCGAATGGAGTCGTTTTTCCTCTCGGAGCTAACTAAGTACctttacttactttttgatcCTGATAATTTTATTCACAACCCAGGAGGACACTCTTCATTTGTGGAGATAGAAAGTGGAAAGCAATGCATCATTGGTGCTGGTGGATACCTGTTCAATACTG AAGCTCATCCTTTAGACCCTGGTGCCTTGGAATGCTGCAAAAATTTTcactctcatcaaaattttaaag aatcttgTTAG
- the Edem1 gene encoding ER degradation-enhancing alpha-mannosidase-like protein 2 isoform X1: MNNAAKLISLVIVNLIAVTGFEKYTKEDLRNLREEVRQMFDHAYSSYLFHAYPYDELRPISCDGVDTWGSYSLSLIDALDTLVVMGNYSEFRRVVEIVTNEIYFDADINVSVFETNIRILGGLLSAHLFSKRAGLALEEEWPCNGPLLRLAEDVAKRLLPAFDTATGMPYGTVNLRHGVPHGETSITCTAGVGTFILEFGTLSRLTGNPIYEETALRALHALRNFRSPIGLYGNHLDVTNGRWTAQDSGIGAGVDSYFEYLVKGAILLQRPELMEMFHETKPAIDSYLKKDDWYLWVSMMKGQVTMPVFQSLEAYWPGVLSLIGNVSEGLKSIQNYKLVWKHFGFTPEVFNILQSEISTGREGYPLRPELAESVMYLYKVTKDPALLDIGIGILRSIQHSATTPCGYATIKDAKTHTQEDRMESFFLSELTKYLYLLFDPDNFIHNPGGHSSFVEIESGKQCIIGAGGYLFNTEAHPLDPGALECCKNFHSHQNFKESSNQSAVSWTSGNHRRSLDISLEQTSSFGEEIRNETNASGCISESHPNKVLSSSKGTNCVTSENISNLSNSDIRHMYNDLIKNESVIIDHYLNNIFNSLTFSHKGITMNDTSLSDLIDVTFNRSCSLERELSDLRNLLQVFSVLKAEQEMYLTDFCDSIFDVTFTWTHEAFHISSDDLIPSFFESVDLSDKKWSRSSPGITVDNEDKISPVADTYRINLVQNSDLKDNALTLNEQLKRNSSLYPATNLTFNHEHLLCSAQSFKSRLMLSGEFFSTFTV; this comes from the exons GGAGGAAGTTCGTCAAATGTTCGATCATGCATACTCAAGCTATTTATTTCATGCGTATCCCTATGATGAGCTCAGACCCATTAGCTGTGATGGTGTTGATACCTGGGGGAG TTATTCCTTGTCACTGATTGATGCTCTTGACACATTGGTTGTGATGGGGAATTACTCGGAGTTCAGACGAGTTGTCGAGATCGTCacaaatgaaatttattttgatgcTGATATCAATGTTTCTGTTTTTGAAACAAACATTCGAATTCTTGGTGGTCTACTAAGTGCTCATTTATTCTCCAAAAG AGCCGGTTTGGCTTTAGAGGAAGAATGGCCTTGTAATGGTCCACTTCTAAGATTAGCAGAGGATGTGGCCAAGAGACTCCTACCAGCTTTTGATACCGCGACAGGAATGCCGTATGGCACTGTCAATTTACGCCACGGAGTTCCTCATGGTGAAACATCAATCACATGCACCGCTGGTGTTGGCACTTTCATTCTTGAGTTCGGAACTCTCTCAAGACTGACTGGCAATCCAATTTATGAAGAA ACTGCATTAAGAGCTTTACATGCTCTTAGGAATTTTCGCTCACCCATCGGCCTTTATGGGAATCATTTAGATGTTACCAATGGGCGATGGACAGCTCAAGACTCCGGAATCGGCGCAGGTGTAGACTCATATTTTGAATATCTTGTGAAAGGAGCAATACTTCTTCAAAGGCCGGAGCTCAtggaaatgtttcatgaaaccAAGCCTGCCATCGACTCCTACCTGAAAAAAGACGACTGGTATCTCTGGGTATCTATGATGAAAGGACAAGTTACAATGCCAGTTTTCCAATCTCTTGAGGCCTATTGGCCTGGCGTTCTGAGTCTTATAG GTAATGTTTCCGAAGGCTTAAAATCAATTCAAAACTATAAATTGGTGTGGAAACACTTTGGATTTACACCGGAGGTTTTTAACATATTGCAAAGTGAAATCAGCACAGGGCGAGAAGGATATCCATTGAGACCAGAACTAGCAGAATCTGTTATGTATTTATATAAAGTGACAAAAGATCCTGCTCTTCTTGACATCGGCATTGGAATCCTGCGAAGTATTCAACACAGTGCCACAACACCATGTGGCTATGCAAct aTCAAAGATGCAAAAACACACACTCAAGAAGATCGAATGGAGTCGTTTTTCCTCTCGGAGCTAACTAAGTACctttacttactttttgatcCTGATAATTTTATTCACAACCCAGGAGGACACTCTTCATTTGTGGAGATAGAAAGTGGAAAGCAATGCATCATTGGTGCTGGTGGATACCTGTTCAATACTG AAGCTCATCCTTTAGACCCTGGTGCCTTGGAATGCTGCAAAAATTTTcactctcatcaaaattttaaag AGAGCTCCAACCAGTCAGCAGTATCTTGGACAAGTGGAAATCATAGGAGAAGCTTGGATATCAGTTTGGAGCAAACTAGCTCATTTGGCGAAGAAATTAGAAACGAAACGAATGCAAGTGGTTGTATCAGCGAATCACATCCTAACAAAGTCTTATCATCCAGTAAAGGCACGAACTGTGTAACCTCGGAAAATATCTCCAACTTGAGCAATTCAGATATTCGTCATATGTACAATGATCTTATCAAGAATGAAAGTGTCATCATTGACCATTACCTCAATAATATATTCAATTCCTTAACATTCAGTCACAAAGGAATTACAATGAATGATACTTCTCTCTCTGATCTCAttgatgtaactttcaaccGGTCGTGTAGTTTAGAAAGAGAGCTCTCTGATCTTAGAAATTTATTGCAAGTTTTCTCAGTACTAAAGGCAGAGCAAGAAATGTATTTAACCGACTTCTGTGATAGCATTTTTGATGTAACTTTTACATGGACTCATGAAGCATTTCACATATCATCAGACGATCTGATTCCATCATTCTTTGAGTCTGTTGATCTTAGTGATAAGAAATGGAGCCGTTCTTCACCAGGTATCACGGtagacaatgaagacaaaaTCTCTCCAGTGGCTGATACTTATAGAATAAATCTGGTACAGAATTCTGATCTCAAAGATAATGCGTTAACATTAAACGAACAATTGAAGAGAAATTCTAGTCTCTATCCTGCCACCAACCTAACGTTCAACCATGAACATCTATTGTGTTCAGCTCAATCTTTTAAATCGAGGCTCATGTTATCGGGCGAATTTTTTAGCACATTTACTGTCTGA
- the Edem1 gene encoding ER degradation-enhancing alpha-mannosidase-like protein 2 isoform X3, whose product MNNAAKLISLVIVNLIAVTGFEKYTKEDLRNLREEVRQMFDHAYSSYLFHAYPYDELRPISCDGVDTWGSYSLSLIDALDTLVVMGNYSEFRRVVEIVTNEIYFDADINVSVFETNIRILGGLLSAHLFSKRAGLALEEEWPCNGPLLRLAEDVAKRLLPAFDTATGMPYGTVNLRHGVPHGETSITCTAGVGTFILEFGTLSRLTGNPIYEETALRALHALRNFRSPIGLYGNHLDVTNGRWTAQDSGIGAGVDSYFEYLVKGAILLQRPELMEMFHETKPAIDSYLKKDDWYLWVSMMKGQVTMPVFQSLEAYWPGVLSLIGNVSEGLKSIQNYKLVWKHFGFTPEVFNILQSEISTGREGYPLRPELAESVMYLYKVTKDPALLDIGIGILRSIQHSATTPCGYATIKDAKTHTQEDRMESFFLSELTKYLYLLFDPDNFIHNPGGHSSFVEIESGKQCIIGAGGYLFNTEAHPLDPGALECCKNFHSHQNFKES is encoded by the exons GGAGGAAGTTCGTCAAATGTTCGATCATGCATACTCAAGCTATTTATTTCATGCGTATCCCTATGATGAGCTCAGACCCATTAGCTGTGATGGTGTTGATACCTGGGGGAG TTATTCCTTGTCACTGATTGATGCTCTTGACACATTGGTTGTGATGGGGAATTACTCGGAGTTCAGACGAGTTGTCGAGATCGTCacaaatgaaatttattttgatgcTGATATCAATGTTTCTGTTTTTGAAACAAACATTCGAATTCTTGGTGGTCTACTAAGTGCTCATTTATTCTCCAAAAG AGCCGGTTTGGCTTTAGAGGAAGAATGGCCTTGTAATGGTCCACTTCTAAGATTAGCAGAGGATGTGGCCAAGAGACTCCTACCAGCTTTTGATACCGCGACAGGAATGCCGTATGGCACTGTCAATTTACGCCACGGAGTTCCTCATGGTGAAACATCAATCACATGCACCGCTGGTGTTGGCACTTTCATTCTTGAGTTCGGAACTCTCTCAAGACTGACTGGCAATCCAATTTATGAAGAA ACTGCATTAAGAGCTTTACATGCTCTTAGGAATTTTCGCTCACCCATCGGCCTTTATGGGAATCATTTAGATGTTACCAATGGGCGATGGACAGCTCAAGACTCCGGAATCGGCGCAGGTGTAGACTCATATTTTGAATATCTTGTGAAAGGAGCAATACTTCTTCAAAGGCCGGAGCTCAtggaaatgtttcatgaaaccAAGCCTGCCATCGACTCCTACCTGAAAAAAGACGACTGGTATCTCTGGGTATCTATGATGAAAGGACAAGTTACAATGCCAGTTTTCCAATCTCTTGAGGCCTATTGGCCTGGCGTTCTGAGTCTTATAG GTAATGTTTCCGAAGGCTTAAAATCAATTCAAAACTATAAATTGGTGTGGAAACACTTTGGATTTACACCGGAGGTTTTTAACATATTGCAAAGTGAAATCAGCACAGGGCGAGAAGGATATCCATTGAGACCAGAACTAGCAGAATCTGTTATGTATTTATATAAAGTGACAAAAGATCCTGCTCTTCTTGACATCGGCATTGGAATCCTGCGAAGTATTCAACACAGTGCCACAACACCATGTGGCTATGCAAct aTCAAAGATGCAAAAACACACACTCAAGAAGATCGAATGGAGTCGTTTTTCCTCTCGGAGCTAACTAAGTACctttacttactttttgatcCTGATAATTTTATTCACAACCCAGGAGGACACTCTTCATTTGTGGAGATAGAAAGTGGAAAGCAATGCATCATTGGTGCTGGTGGATACCTGTTCAATACTG AAGCTCATCCTTTAGACCCTGGTGCCTTGGAATGCTGCAAAAATTTTcactctcatcaaaattttaaag AAAGTTAA